A window of the Vigna angularis cultivar LongXiaoDou No.4 chromosome 3, ASM1680809v1, whole genome shotgun sequence genome harbors these coding sequences:
- the LOC108326604 gene encoding prefoldin subunit 2 isoform X1, whose amino-acid sequence MANAEGGKEPINEQAVANMYASMRSELNQIYSKITELEMEVSEHTLVINAIQPLDQSRRCYRMIGGVLVERTIKEVLPAVQRNKDGLEEVVARLNEALEKKKKEITEFEAKYKIRIRKADAEVKDESGRKEGSAQGVLVGPAGGSE is encoded by the coding sequence AATGAACAAGCAGTTGCAAATATGTATGCTTCTATGAGGTCTGAGCTCAACCAAATTTACTCCAAAATAACTGAACTGGAGATGGAAGTCAGTGAGCACACATTAGTCATCAATGCCATTCAGCCTCTTGACCAATCTAGACGATgctaccgaatgattggagggGTGCTTGTGGAGAGAACCATCAAAGAGGTCTTGCCTGCTGTGCAGCGAAATAAAGATGGTCTTGAAGAGGTTGTTGCAAGGCTTAATGAGGCactggaaaagaagaaaaaggaaattacTGAGTTTGAGGCTAAATATAAAATCAGGATAAGGAAGGCTGATGCTGAGGTGAAGGATGAATCCGGTAGGAAAGAAGGGTCTGCCCAAGGAGTTCTTGTGGGTCCTGCTGGTGGAAGTGAATGA
- the LOC108326604 gene encoding prefoldin subunit 2 isoform X2, translated as MYASMRSELNQIYSKITELEMEVSEHTLVINAIQPLDQSRRCYRMIGGVLVERTIKEVLPAVQRNKDGLEEVVARLNEALEKKKKEITEFEAKYKIRIRKADAEVKDESGRKEGSAQGVLVGPAGGSE; from the coding sequence ATGTATGCTTCTATGAGGTCTGAGCTCAACCAAATTTACTCCAAAATAACTGAACTGGAGATGGAAGTCAGTGAGCACACATTAGTCATCAATGCCATTCAGCCTCTTGACCAATCTAGACGATgctaccgaatgattggagggGTGCTTGTGGAGAGAACCATCAAAGAGGTCTTGCCTGCTGTGCAGCGAAATAAAGATGGTCTTGAAGAGGTTGTTGCAAGGCTTAATGAGGCactggaaaagaagaaaaaggaaattacTGAGTTTGAGGCTAAATATAAAATCAGGATAAGGAAGGCTGATGCTGAGGTGAAGGATGAATCCGGTAGGAAAGAAGGGTCTGCCCAAGGAGTTCTTGTGGGTCCTGCTGGTGGAAGTGAATGA